A genomic window from Canis lupus dingo isolate Sandy chromosome 13, ASM325472v2, whole genome shotgun sequence includes:
- the LOC112652195 gene encoding UDP-glucuronosyltransferase 2B31 — MSMKWISVLLGLQLSCYFSSGSCGKVLVWPTEYSHWINVKTILDELVQRGHEVTVLTSSASILVDPNKLSAIKFEIYSAHLSRGDFEAFFIKLLNILIYDMPKDSFWTYFSLMQEFFWEFYECAQKLCKDVVLNKKLMTKLQESKFDLVLADTIIPCGELLAELLKIPLVYSLRFSPGYAFEKHSGGLPLPPSYVPVILSELTDQMTFMERVKNMLYVLYFDFWFQTINEKSWDQFYSEVLGRPTTLYELMRKADIWLIRTYWDFEYPHPLLPHFDFVGGLHCKPAKSLPTEMEEFVQSSGENGIVVFSLGSMVNNMTEERANVIASALAQIPQKVLWRFDGKKPDTLGPNTRLYKWLPQNDLLGHPKTKAFITHGGTNGIYEAIYHGIPMVGIPLFADQADNIVHMKAKGAAIRLDFSTMSSADLLNALRMVINDPSYKENAMKLSGIHHDQPIKPLDRAVFWIEYVMRHQGAKHLRPASHDLTWFQYHSLDVIGFLLACVATAIFVTTQCCLFCCRKVAKTGKKIKKE, encoded by the exons ATGTCTATGAAATGGATTTCAGTGCTTCTGGGGCTACAGCTGAGCTGTTACTTTAGTTCTGGGAGTTGCGGAAAGGTGCTGGTGTGGCCCACGGAATACAGCCACTGGATCAATGTAAAGACAATCCTGGATGAACTTGTCCAGAGGGGTCATGAAGTGACTGTTCTGACATCGTCAGCTTCCATTCTTGTTGATCCGAACAAATTATCTGCTATTAAATTTGAGATTTATTCTGCACATTTATCTAGAGGTGATTTTGAGGCTTTCTTCATAAAACTGCTCAACATTTTGATATATGATATGCCAAAAGATTCATTTTggacatatttttcattaatgCAAGAATTTTTTTGGGAATTTTATGAATGTGCTCAGAAGCTCTGTAAAGATGTAGTTTTGAACAAGAAACTCATGACAAAACTACAAGAATCAAAATTTGATCTCGTCCTTGCAGATACTATCATACCCTGCGGTGAGCTGCTGGCTGAGCTCCTTAAAATACCTTTAGTGTACAGTCTCCGTTTCTCTCCAGGCTACGCATTTGAGAAACACAGTGGAGgacttcctctccctccatcctaCGTACCTGTTATTCTGTCAGAATTAACTGATCAAATGACATTCATGGAGAGAGTAAAAAATATGCTGTATGTGCTTTATTTTGACTTTTGGTTCCAAACAATAAATGAGAAGAGTTGGGATCAGTTTTACAGCGAAGTACTAG GAAGACCCACTACACTATATGAGTTAATGAGGAAAGCTGATATATGGCTCATTCGAACCTACTGGGATTTTGAATATCCTCACCCACTCTTACCACATTTTGACTTTGTTGGAGGCCTCCACTGCAAACCCGCCAAATCCCTGCCTACG GAAATGGAAGAGTTTGTCCAGAGCTCTGGAGAAAACGGTATTGTGGTGTTTTCTCTAGGGTCAATGGTCAATAACATGACAGAGGAAAGAGCCAATGTGATCGCATCAGCCCTTGCCCAGATTCCACAAAAG gtTCTATGGAGATTTGATGGCAAGAAACCAGACACCTTAGGGCCAAATACTCGGCTGTATAAGTGGCTTCCCCAGAATGACCTTCTTG GTCATCCGAAAACCAAAGCCTTTATAACCCATGGTGGAACCAACGGCATCTATGAGGCGATCTACCACGGGATCCCCATGGTGGGCATTCCCTTGTTTGCCGATCAAGCTGATAACATTGTTCACATGAAAGCTAAGGGAGCAGCTATCAGACTGGACTTCAGCACAATGTCTAGTGCAGACTTGCTCAATGCATTGAGGATGGTCATTAATGACCCTTC GTACAAAGAGAATGCTATGAAGTTATCAGGAATTCACCACGATCAGCCTATAAAGCCCCTGGACCGGGCAGTCTTCTGGATCGAGTATGTCATGCGCCACCAAGGAGCCAAGCACCTGCGGCCAGCCTCCCATGACCTCACCTGGTTCCAGTACCACTCCTTGGATGTGATTGGGTTTCTGCTGGCCTGTGTGGCAACTGCTATATTTGTCACCACACAATGTTGTCTGTTTTGTTGTCGGAAGGTCGCAAAAACtgggaagaagataaaaaaggaGTAG